One Urechidicola croceus genomic window, GAGGAATAACTCAACCAATTTTTAATGGAAGAAAAATAAAAACTCAATACGAAATTTCCCAAGCACTCCAAGAACAAGCGCGTTTAGAATTTAAACAAACGTATCTTGTTGCAAGTAAAGAAGTCTCAGATGCACTATTTTCTTATCAAGCAATAACTGAAAAAATTGCTGTAAAAGAAAAAGAATTTGAGGCTTACAAACTTGCAAGTGACTATTCAGCAGAGTTATTGAATAATGGGTATGCTAATTATTTAGAAGTATTAAGAGCCGAAGAGAATGCACTAAATTCAAAACTAAGTTTGATTTCAGTAAAATACAATCAACTAAAATCAATTGTTGATTTATATGAGGCTCTTGGTGGTGGATGGCAATAAAATAATTTAACTAAAAATGATTGATAAAAAAGAACTTTTAGAGTGTTCAATTACTAAATTTCTAAAATTTGGTAGTAAAGCGTTTACGCTAGATGAACTCTCTAAAGATCTTGGAATATCAAAAAAATCAATATATAAGTACTTTAATACAAAAGAAGATCTTGTAACAGAAGGAATCATTTATCTAATTGAGAAATATTCTGATGAAGTTGAAGAACGTATTTTGGATATTGAAGATCCTATCAAAAAAATCATTGTAACATATAAAATTGGGTTTGAATATTTAAAACTATTCAAACCCTCTTTTTTGTTTGGTTTAAAAAAATACTACCATAATGCTGATAATTTCTTTGAAAACTTTAGAATTGAAGTTGTAAAAAAATCTATTTTACCACTGCTTGAAGAAGCACAAATTAAACAGTATCTTCGCAAAGATTTAAATTTAAATTTAATGTGTGATTTATACTTCTATAAAATTTCAGATTATCTTTTTAATCCCATAAATTTATTTGACAAGTATGAATCTCATGAAATTCTAGATCATTTAATAATCAATAATTTAAGAGGTTTTCTTACTGATAAGTATTTTGAAAATCATCATTTACCCGTTTAACTGTTTATGAAAAAAGACATTAAAATACCTAAAGTTACCAATGTAGAATTAGCAATTGTTAAGGAATTCAACTCAACATATCAAACTGATGATTGGAATGTGTACATCATCAATAATAAACCTACAGATTTAGAAATGGTTTTAATTGTTTCTCATGGTTATGATGATAAAGATCAAACTTCTTTAATGCGTCATAAAATTGAGAAATTACCTGCAAACTCTTATGCAAAAATTGAATTGATTCAGCCAGAAATATTTAAGTTAAATAATGAGTTTAAGGTATCTTTTTTTGAAGACAACCAGTTAAAAGATAAAACTTATACAATTCCAAAAAATACAATAAAAGATGGTTCTTTAAGAGTGATTAAAGAATTAGATAAAAAGGGAATTGTTATTAAATAGTTATTACTATTTTTTATTTATTTCAGGCACAATATATTCGCTCACAACTTTAAATTGCATATCTACAATTGCCTTATTGTGCCCATGAGCAGCATTTGGAACTAAGAAATATTCTTTCTTGGGCGCTTCTATTTTATCAAAATATTCTTTTGAGGCCTCTTTTGGAGTCATAATATCTTCTTCTCCTTGAATATAATAAACTGGTAAATCAAGTTTAAATCCATCCGATAGAAAATCAATGTCTTTTTCCATCGATTTAATACCCATTTTTTTGTGACCTACAAAATGAATAAACGAATAATCATCACCATCATACCGGTTTTTTCTATCAGTTTCATTATCATATTCTGGTCTTATATTCCACCATGTTTCAGGTGCTGGAGTTGAATGAAGCCTTTCATATTTTTTAAGTATTCTAAAAAACTGACCAATAGTTCTTGTATTGTCATATGGTGGTTTTCCTATTGAATTCAATTTAGAAATAGAAGAACTGTCTTTTGCTTCTTCAGACATTTTATATATTTTATCATATGCTTTTTTGTAGTTTCCGGAGAAACTGACAACTTGTGAATGTCCAACATAAGCATGAAATAAATCTGGTCGTTTTAAAATCATTTTTGTTCCAAGAATTGACCCCCA contains:
- a CDS encoding alpha/beta hydrolase family protein; amino-acid sequence: MKLNYLLLIGSLFLFSTNAQNLGITENKFITINNIEQWITIDGKDKNKPIILFLHGGPGSTMSLFDDTVYGSWKKDFVLVNWDQRGAGRTYGKTAPIELDEEYILNNPLTLEQMVDDGIKVSEYLINHLKQQKIVLIGTSWGSILGTKMILKRPDLFHAYVGHSQVVSFSGNYKKAYDKIYKMSEEAKDSSSISKLNSIGKPPYDNTRTIGQFFRILKKYERLHSTPAPETWWNIRPEYDNETDRKNRYDGDDYSFIHFVGHKKMGIKSMEKDIDFLSDGFKLDLPVYYIQGEEDIMTPKEASKEYFDKIEAPKKEYFLVPNAAHGHNKAIVDMQFKVVSEYIVPEINKK
- a CDS encoding TetR/AcrR family transcriptional regulator, with the protein product MIDKKELLECSITKFLKFGSKAFTLDELSKDLGISKKSIYKYFNTKEDLVTEGIIYLIEKYSDEVEERILDIEDPIKKIIVTYKIGFEYLKLFKPSFLFGLKKYYHNADNFFENFRIEVVKKSILPLLEEAQIKQYLRKDLNLNLMCDLYFYKISDYLFNPINLFDKYESHEILDHLIINNLRGFLTDKYFENHHLPV